One Halioglobus japonicus DNA segment encodes these proteins:
- a CDS encoding dienelactone hydrolase family protein has translation MTQQGTRLDYEVGDLRCHGEYFSPEGQGPFPVILVIHAWDGLGDEVRGKCQRLADAGYIALALDVHGNGTFHTDFDTVQAVLAPYMQDRVMLLARLVAALDSVTMIPNADTARIGCMGYCFGGMCALDLARSGGPAIKAAVSFHGILPPNGLEDTPITAPVLVLNGADDPMVPLEAIDAFQQEMTARGADWQLINYGHTLHGFTRKAANNPAGGVLYNEHADKRSWRAMLDFFAEVL, from the coding sequence GTGACCCAACAAGGAACAAGACTGGATTATGAGGTTGGCGACCTGCGCTGCCACGGGGAATATTTCAGCCCGGAAGGCCAGGGTCCCTTCCCAGTGATACTGGTCATACACGCCTGGGACGGCCTCGGAGATGAGGTTCGTGGCAAGTGCCAGCGCCTGGCTGACGCTGGCTACATCGCCCTGGCGCTGGACGTCCACGGCAACGGCACATTCCACACCGATTTTGACACCGTGCAGGCGGTGCTGGCGCCCTACATGCAGGACAGGGTCATGCTGCTGGCGCGGCTGGTAGCGGCCCTGGACAGCGTGACAATGATCCCGAATGCAGACACCGCGCGCATAGGCTGCATGGGATATTGCTTCGGCGGCATGTGCGCACTGGACCTGGCAAGGTCGGGCGGGCCTGCCATCAAGGCCGCCGTGTCGTTCCACGGCATCCTCCCCCCGAATGGCCTGGAAGACACCCCTATTACCGCCCCGGTGTTGGTACTCAATGGGGCCGACGACCCGATGGTCCCACTGGAAGCCATAGACGCATTCCAGCAGGAAATGACGGCGCGCGGCGCGGACTGGCAATTAATCAACTACGGCCACACCCTGCACGGCTTCACCCGCAAGGCGGCCAATAATCCCGCAGGCGGCGTGCTGTATAACGAGCACGCCGATAAGCGCTCCTGGCGCGCCATGCTCGACTTCTTCGCCGAGGTACTCTGA
- a CDS encoding alcohol dehydrogenase catalytic domain-containing protein: protein MKAAVFEGVGKPLSIQDVPRPAAEPNELVVKVDYCGVCGTDLHATREGLTTAAEGQILGHEYVGKIVEVGPEALGDWQVGDRVCSLPFIACGTCDACHAGRPYECQNKKVSGVDAQGAYAEYVAAGGQETIKLPDDLDSQAAALIEPLAVGLHAVRMADVQPGSRVLVIGAGPIGLTVALWARFYGAASVVVSERADSRAALAQKMGATAVMRPAADTDAETLAAQYAELTGGAPEVIFECVGAPGLLQQCIEMAGHGGQIVPVGVCEQPDAIMPMLGLFKELRIQFAIAYTMDDFQTAMSALAEQRIDVQPMITDIVTLDELPAAFEALRTPQDQCKVLIKID from the coding sequence ATGAAGGCCGCGGTATTTGAAGGTGTCGGTAAGCCACTGTCGATTCAGGACGTGCCCCGGCCGGCAGCCGAACCCAATGAGCTGGTGGTTAAGGTCGATTACTGTGGCGTTTGCGGCACCGATCTGCACGCCACGCGAGAGGGCCTGACTACCGCCGCTGAAGGTCAGATTCTCGGGCACGAGTATGTCGGTAAGATCGTCGAGGTGGGCCCAGAGGCGCTCGGTGACTGGCAGGTGGGTGACCGTGTGTGTTCACTGCCGTTCATCGCCTGCGGCACTTGTGACGCCTGTCATGCCGGTCGGCCCTATGAATGCCAGAACAAGAAAGTATCCGGTGTGGATGCACAGGGCGCCTATGCGGAGTATGTCGCGGCCGGCGGGCAGGAAACCATCAAACTGCCCGATGATCTCGATTCACAGGCAGCGGCACTGATTGAGCCGCTGGCGGTGGGACTGCACGCAGTGCGTATGGCCGATGTGCAGCCCGGAAGTCGGGTGCTGGTTATCGGTGCGGGGCCAATTGGCCTCACCGTGGCGCTGTGGGCTCGGTTCTACGGCGCGGCGAGTGTTGTCGTCAGCGAAAGGGCGGACAGCCGCGCGGCACTGGCGCAGAAAATGGGTGCCACGGCGGTCATGCGGCCCGCGGCGGATACCGACGCGGAGACGTTGGCAGCACAGTACGCTGAACTGACGGGCGGCGCGCCCGAGGTGATTTTCGAGTGTGTCGGAGCACCGGGCTTATTACAGCAGTGCATCGAGATGGCGGGACATGGCGGGCAGATTGTGCCGGTGGGCGTGTGCGAACAGCCCGACGCTATTATGCCCATGCTCGGGTTGTTCAAGGAGCTGCGGATTCAGTTCGCTATCGCCTACACCATGGATGATTTCCAGACGGCCATGTCTGCCTTGGCCGAACAGCGTATCGATGTACAGCCGATGATTACCGATATCGTGACGTTGGATGAATTGCCGGCGGCATTTGAGGCCCTGCGGACACCGCAGGATCAGTGCAAGGTATTGATCAAGATAGACTGA
- a CDS encoding SDR family oxidoreductase: MSTILVTGASTGIGREAALHMARKGNTVYAAVRNPDGVDELHAAIAAESLPVTVLKMDITQPESIEAAVAQIMQETGRIDALVNNAGVGAGQAVEMTPIEDVRWIFETNYFGTVNALRAVTPIMRKQGQGRIINVGSLAARNTVGCHAHYSASKWAMVGLSESLAMEMAEFNVRVALVEPGCVITPMLGKVAPLDETIEQPYLNSLGRLGTWFEYALQNPSMPTDVAAAIAEAIEADAPKFRYTVGKDANEMVAARAKVSDDEWVRINCLQGEAFYDAMAELVGVDYYR, translated from the coding sequence ATGTCGACTATTCTCGTAACCGGCGCCAGCACCGGCATTGGCCGGGAAGCTGCACTGCACATGGCGCGCAAAGGCAATACTGTATACGCAGCGGTGCGCAATCCCGACGGCGTCGATGAACTGCATGCAGCCATAGCCGCCGAATCGCTTCCGGTAACCGTGCTGAAAATGGACATCACCCAGCCTGAGAGCATTGAGGCGGCCGTCGCGCAGATCATGCAGGAAACCGGCCGCATTGATGCCCTGGTCAACAACGCAGGCGTCGGTGCAGGTCAGGCGGTGGAAATGACGCCGATTGAGGATGTGCGCTGGATTTTTGAAACCAACTACTTCGGCACCGTGAACGCACTGCGCGCAGTGACGCCGATTATGCGCAAGCAGGGCCAGGGCCGAATCATCAACGTCGGTTCGCTGGCAGCGCGCAATACCGTGGGCTGTCACGCCCACTACTCTGCGTCCAAGTGGGCGATGGTGGGGCTCAGTGAATCACTCGCCATGGAAATGGCCGAGTTTAACGTTCGGGTCGCCCTGGTGGAACCCGGGTGCGTCATCACTCCCATGCTGGGTAAAGTAGCACCGCTGGACGAAACCATTGAGCAGCCCTACCTGAATTCACTGGGACGCCTCGGCACCTGGTTTGAATACGCCCTGCAAAACCCTTCAATGCCCACCGATGTCGCCGCTGCTATTGCCGAGGCGATCGAGGCCGACGCACCGAAATTCCGCTACACCGTCGGCAAGGATGCGAACGAAATGGTCGCCGCCAGAGCCAAGGTCTCCGATGATGAATGGGTGCGGATTAACTGCCTGCAGGGCGAGGCATTTTATGACGCTATGGCCGAACTGGTGGGCGTGGACTACTACCGCTGA
- a CDS encoding MaoC family dehydratase produces the protein MNCVEGQAIPEWVMPEVPAERMRTMAAILRDPNPLHWDRDAVAALPLGLGRRTINQGPLGLSYMVNMLHAWAGPDSIRRLVMRFPQVVLDGEHVVARGTVTAVVEDQGERYADCDIWLEHAERGVLLEGEARVALT, from the coding sequence GTGAACTGTGTTGAAGGTCAGGCCATTCCCGAGTGGGTTATGCCTGAAGTGCCCGCTGAACGTATGCGTACCATGGCGGCGATATTGCGCGACCCGAACCCGCTGCACTGGGACCGGGACGCGGTAGCCGCACTCCCTCTGGGGCTCGGCCGACGCACAATCAATCAGGGCCCACTGGGCCTCAGCTATATGGTCAACATGCTGCACGCCTGGGCGGGACCAGATTCCATCAGGCGCCTGGTCATGCGTTTTCCGCAGGTAGTTCTCGACGGCGAACATGTTGTCGCCAGAGGCACGGTAACCGCCGTGGTTGAAGATCAGGGCGAGCGCTACGCCGACTGTGACATCTGGCTGGAGCACGCCGAACGCGGCGTACTCCTCGAAGGCGAAGCCCGGGTAGCGCTTACGTGA
- a CDS encoding TonB-dependent receptor, which translates to MRKYLPVFGASLLLPVSGPAALAQESAPNSLVLEEILVTASRRVERLQEVGMSVSAFGSDFLQSTGVNQLTDLEQYTPNLKITPSTDSNGTSYRIRGIGSVGTNSGIDPSVGMFIDGVYQGRAGMSISDLIDVERIEVLRGPQGTLYGKNTAAGAISIITKQPTNEFEYLAEAGYDSEERMELRGMVNVPLGDSGHAMRLSAYGIDGDHMYRNTYTGKGINDANKYGGRARLLFDFEGDTTTDGFGQFILSLDYSKEDTDCCALATITYEGLSTLNSPITSTPSAQWQEMLGNNALGQPILRFNDFETAEGFSPPEADPFGDDYWFNADLGNEVDVGGAALEWNRDLESGSTITFINAWRFYESLSMFDGDFTAYDASRTTTDIDLDQYSSELRITSEGGETIDYQAGLYAYRSTLDSQGDFEQREDLLEKIVLFGDITMADFSPGGSTNIDTNEYITTSYAAFGQAVWNITEAFSTTLGLRYTYEKKERVGTQITTPSVPFDTPPIAGPDIAYDDDRSDTALSPSLNFRYFFNPDVMGYAMVSRGFKSGGYDQRRQALGETGEFDEEISTSYELGWKTSWGNRRVQFNGALFFVDYEDFQAQSFDGASLKVTNAGDMESYGAELEFTYLPTTNVIFGSALGYNKAEYKSFDNGQCTVQQSFEQYYIIEGAQGGTPGTASVCLQDLAGQPIDNAPEWTISSYIQYDHEMGSDLVGTARLEHSYTDSYFLDQDLDPNLENDSVNLINLRLTLSNQARTWEAILWGRNLLDEEYYSWGIDAPTVGGYAGVVAPGSTYGVTLRMMN; encoded by the coding sequence ATGAGGAAGTACTTGCCGGTTTTCGGTGCCTCCCTACTACTCCCCGTTTCTGGCCCCGCGGCACTGGCCCAGGAATCCGCCCCCAACTCGCTGGTACTGGAAGAAATCCTGGTGACCGCCAGCCGCCGGGTAGAGCGATTACAGGAAGTTGGCATGTCGGTGTCGGCTTTTGGCTCGGATTTTTTACAAAGCACGGGTGTTAACCAACTCACCGACCTCGAGCAGTACACTCCTAACCTCAAAATCACACCCAGCACCGACTCCAACGGCACTTCCTACCGCATTCGAGGGATCGGCTCGGTCGGCACCAACTCCGGCATCGACCCCAGCGTGGGTATGTTCATCGACGGCGTCTACCAGGGTCGGGCCGGCATGAGCATCTCCGACCTGATTGATGTTGAGCGCATTGAAGTACTGCGCGGCCCGCAGGGCACGTTGTACGGCAAAAACACTGCCGCCGGCGCTATCAGCATTATCACCAAGCAACCCACCAATGAGTTTGAATACCTGGCGGAAGCCGGCTACGACAGCGAAGAGCGCATGGAACTGCGCGGCATGGTAAACGTACCGCTGGGTGATTCCGGCCACGCCATGCGCCTGTCCGCCTACGGGATTGATGGCGACCACATGTATCGCAATACCTATACGGGTAAGGGCATTAACGACGCCAACAAGTACGGCGGCCGCGCCCGGCTGCTGTTTGATTTCGAAGGCGACACCACCACCGACGGCTTCGGCCAGTTTATTCTGTCACTGGATTATTCCAAGGAAGATACCGATTGCTGCGCTCTGGCGACAATCACCTACGAAGGCCTGTCCACGCTCAACTCACCGATTACAAGCACGCCCTCTGCGCAATGGCAGGAAATGCTCGGCAACAATGCACTGGGACAGCCCATTCTGCGTTTTAACGACTTCGAGACGGCCGAGGGCTTTTCTCCACCCGAGGCCGATCCCTTTGGCGACGACTACTGGTTTAACGCAGACCTGGGTAATGAGGTAGACGTTGGTGGCGCAGCGCTGGAGTGGAACCGCGATCTTGAAAGCGGCAGCACCATCACCTTCATCAATGCCTGGCGTTTCTATGAATCACTGAGCATGTTCGACGGCGACTTTACTGCCTACGATGCCAGTCGCACCACCACAGACATCGATCTGGACCAATACTCGTCGGAGCTGCGCATTACCTCCGAGGGTGGCGAAACCATCGACTACCAAGCGGGCCTGTACGCCTATCGCTCCACGCTCGATTCGCAGGGTGACTTTGAGCAGCGCGAAGACCTGTTAGAAAAGATTGTGCTGTTTGGCGACATTACCATGGCCGACTTCTCGCCGGGTGGCTCTACCAATATCGACACCAACGAATACATCACCACCAGCTACGCCGCGTTCGGCCAGGCGGTGTGGAATATCACCGAGGCCTTCAGCACCACCCTCGGCCTGCGTTATACCTATGAGAAAAAAGAGCGTGTCGGTACCCAGATCACCACACCGTCGGTGCCCTTCGACACACCACCGATCGCGGGCCCAGATATTGCCTACGACGATGACCGCAGCGACACCGCGCTGTCACCCTCGCTGAACTTTCGCTACTTCTTCAACCCGGACGTCATGGGCTATGCCATGGTCAGTCGCGGCTTTAAGTCCGGCGGTTACGACCAGCGCCGCCAGGCTCTGGGCGAGACCGGCGAATTCGACGAGGAAATTTCCACCTCCTACGAGCTGGGCTGGAAGACCTCCTGGGGCAACCGTCGCGTACAGTTCAACGGCGCCTTGTTCTTCGTGGACTACGAAGACTTCCAGGCCCAATCCTTCGACGGCGCCTCGCTGAAGGTCACCAATGCCGGCGACATGGAAAGCTATGGCGCGGAACTGGAGTTCACCTACCTGCCTACCACCAATGTCATCTTCGGCAGTGCACTGGGTTACAACAAGGCCGAGTACAAATCCTTTGATAACGGCCAGTGCACCGTGCAGCAGTCCTTCGAACAGTACTACATCATCGAAGGCGCCCAGGGGGGCACACCGGGCACCGCATCGGTCTGCCTGCAGGACCTGGCGGGGCAGCCCATCGACAATGCCCCCGAGTGGACTATCAGCTCCTATATTCAGTACGACCATGAAATGGGCAGTGATCTGGTCGGCACCGCACGCCTGGAACACAGCTACACAGACAGCTATTTCCTGGACCAGGATCTCGACCCCAACCTGGAAAACGACTCAGTCAACCTCATCAACTTGCGTCTCACACTCAGCAATCAGGCCCGCACCTGGGAAGCGATTCTGTGGGGCCGCAACCTGCTGGATGAAGAATACTATTCATGGGGTATCGATGCCCCCACCGTGGGCGGCTACGCCGGCGTTGTGGCGCCAGGTTCCACCTACGGTGTCACCCTGCGCATGATGAACTAG
- a CDS encoding cytochrome P450, giving the protein MAKCPADFDFFSPEVIESPFEFYKVVREQAPVYQLPETNIFFLSRWEDIRTVNRDTATFSNDFQDVLQGPDPSDEVKAIYASGYAQPPTLLTLDPPEHKMYRSLINKVFSAKRVETMRPYMEKVVDELLDDMLEKGECDFVHDFATPLPVYVIADQLGVPREDLRRIKTWSDAFASRLGGMADEQQQLEDARLIVEWQHYMADIINQRRATPQDDMISDLANNMIKHPDGERLMTMEELLSMIEQLLVAGNETTTSSLAGGLLSLIQLQDQMQLLLDDPGLIDNAVEEMLRMESPSAGLWRLVTTDTAIRGVSIPKGSLLMLRYAAANRDEVVFEQPDQMDVCRKNADEHIAFGYGIHFCPGAFLGRKEMQVAFQKILERMDNIQLAPGKNDLMHSPNMVLRGLKELHITYDKREVTA; this is encoded by the coding sequence ATGGCCAAGTGCCCAGCAGATTTTGATTTCTTTTCCCCTGAAGTCATCGAGTCACCCTTTGAGTTTTACAAGGTGGTGCGCGAACAGGCGCCTGTGTACCAATTGCCTGAAACCAATATCTTTTTCCTGTCTCGCTGGGAAGATATTCGGACAGTGAATCGCGATACCGCGACGTTCTCCAACGACTTTCAGGACGTCCTGCAAGGGCCGGATCCCTCGGATGAAGTGAAGGCGATTTACGCCTCCGGGTATGCCCAGCCGCCCACACTGCTGACGCTGGACCCTCCCGAGCACAAGATGTATCGCTCGTTGATCAACAAGGTGTTCTCAGCCAAGCGCGTGGAAACCATGCGTCCCTATATGGAAAAAGTCGTGGACGAGTTGCTCGACGACATGCTGGAAAAAGGCGAGTGTGATTTCGTGCATGACTTTGCGACGCCGCTGCCGGTGTATGTGATTGCCGACCAGCTCGGGGTGCCCCGCGAGGATCTGCGCCGCATCAAGACCTGGTCAGATGCCTTTGCATCGCGCCTGGGCGGTATGGCAGACGAACAGCAGCAGCTTGAAGATGCGAGGCTGATTGTCGAGTGGCAGCACTACATGGCCGACATCATCAATCAGCGTCGCGCCACACCCCAGGACGATATGATTTCCGATCTGGCCAATAACATGATCAAACATCCCGATGGCGAACGCCTGATGACGATGGAGGAACTGCTTAGCATGATCGAGCAGTTGCTGGTGGCGGGCAATGAGACTACCACTTCATCGCTCGCGGGTGGCTTGCTGTCATTGATTCAGCTGCAGGACCAGATGCAGCTGCTGCTGGACGATCCCGGGCTGATCGACAATGCAGTGGAAGAGATGTTGCGCATGGAATCACCCTCAGCGGGGCTGTGGCGGCTGGTGACCACGGATACCGCGATTCGCGGGGTGTCGATTCCCAAGGGCTCGCTGCTGATGCTTCGCTATGCGGCTGCTAACCGTGATGAAGTGGTGTTCGAGCAGCCTGACCAGATGGACGTTTGCCGGAAAAACGCGGATGAACACATTGCCTTTGGTTACGGAATTCACTTCTGCCCCGGCGCATTCCTCGGCCGCAAGGAGATGCAGGTAGCCTTCCAGAAAATTCTCGAGCGGATGGACAATATCCAGCTTGCCCCGGGCAAGAACGACCTGATGCATTCTCCGAATATGGTGCTGCGGGGGCTCAAGGAATTACACATTACCTACGACAAGCGCGAGGTCACAGCATGA
- a CDS encoding carotenoid oxygenase family protein: MAEPMPSDSTFLNFPWAPIQMECEASDLMIEGEMPADLSGTLYRVGPNQRWKPRGDYHLFAGDGMVHAFHINGGRVDYINRWVRTAKFNMEDVEGRALINALNPFDCDPDYSDFPLTDKEGLANTAAVWHGGRMLIMEEGHQPYEIDPITLDSIGSWTYRGKLHTAMTAHPKVDPATGEMVFFAYMATGPFSEDVMVHKVSADGLLTQSIHIPTPYSAMVHDFVITENYIVVPIFPITGSLDRAMTGGPPFAWEPDKGVHVAVLPRNAETAEDIRWLKMDTCFVFHFMNAFDRDGVISIDAAQFPLVPLFPTPDGEPTGSTKSKLCRWTIDMNNPEAEVISAPLDGFELEFPQVDPRYAGQDYRHGWYTTTDGNVKSDMEVNENLYNTIGHWDHSTNTTVQYSCGNGMVSEALFVPRSEDAAEGEGYLLAVVTDFDTRLSGLWVFDALDIAAGPLAKAHLSHRVPPVSTAPGDPPASAGLC, translated from the coding sequence ATGGCTGAACCTATGCCTTCTGATAGCACCTTCCTCAATTTCCCCTGGGCGCCGATCCAGATGGAATGTGAGGCCAGCGACCTGATGATTGAAGGAGAAATGCCCGCTGATTTATCGGGTACGCTCTATCGGGTAGGTCCCAATCAGCGCTGGAAGCCCCGTGGCGACTACCATCTGTTTGCGGGTGACGGCATGGTGCATGCCTTCCACATCAATGGAGGTCGCGTCGACTACATTAACCGCTGGGTGCGCACCGCCAAGTTCAATATGGAGGATGTTGAGGGGCGTGCGCTGATTAACGCTCTCAACCCCTTTGACTGCGACCCGGATTACTCAGATTTCCCACTCACCGATAAGGAAGGTCTGGCCAATACCGCCGCCGTCTGGCATGGCGGGCGCATGCTGATTATGGAGGAGGGCCACCAGCCCTACGAGATCGATCCAATTACTCTTGATTCGATTGGCAGCTGGACGTATCGCGGCAAGTTGCATACTGCGATGACCGCTCACCCCAAGGTCGATCCGGCCACCGGAGAAATGGTGTTCTTTGCCTATATGGCCACCGGGCCCTTCTCGGAAGATGTTATGGTGCACAAGGTCAGCGCTGACGGCCTGCTCACTCAGAGTATTCATATTCCCACGCCCTACTCGGCGATGGTGCACGACTTCGTGATCACCGAGAACTATATCGTGGTGCCCATATTCCCGATTACGGGCAGCCTCGATCGCGCCATGACCGGTGGGCCTCCCTTCGCCTGGGAGCCCGACAAGGGCGTGCATGTGGCGGTGTTGCCGCGCAATGCAGAGACTGCCGAGGATATTCGCTGGCTGAAGATGGACACCTGCTTCGTATTCCACTTTATGAATGCCTTTGATCGTGACGGTGTGATCAGTATTGACGCTGCCCAGTTCCCCCTGGTGCCATTGTTCCCCACGCCCGATGGTGAGCCCACTGGTAGTACCAAGAGCAAGCTCTGCCGCTGGACGATCGATATGAACAATCCGGAGGCGGAGGTGATTTCCGCGCCACTGGATGGGTTCGAACTGGAGTTTCCCCAGGTTGATCCGCGCTATGCCGGCCAGGACTACCGGCATGGCTGGTATACCACCACCGATGGCAATGTGAAGAGCGACATGGAGGTGAATGAAAACCTCTACAACACCATTGGGCACTGGGATCACAGTACCAATACCACGGTTCAATACTCCTGTGGCAACGGCATGGTGTCAGAAGCACTGTTTGTCCCTCGTTCAGAGGACGCGGCCGAAGGCGAGGGGTATCTGCTCGCGGTGGTGACAGACTTCGATACTCGCCTGAGCGGCCTGTGGGTGTTCGACGCCCTGGATATTGCCGCGGGCCCGCTGGCCAAGGCGCATCTTTCGCATCGGGTCCCCCCGGTTTCCACGGCACCTGGCGACCCGCCGGCTAGCGCTGGATTGTGTTAG
- a CDS encoding DUF885 domain-containing protein, whose amino-acid sequence MLYIRLLAAAMSLAAPLSFAAVTQAEASWDRSAWEQQVAAERDINELGRLYLELTLEQSPHNSVFRGLHGTAAEPTRYDDRMADASPVARASFDSARETLLAKLEGIGASALSRSDQIDLHILKKRVELHLFNSRELGSGASPFTWSSALSTGLSSLLMRDFAPLDQRLSSLGKRCAATGDYLGGVKASLAPDDVLPTEQHKKTALAQLGGLDRDGGLFDKTIPDLLASSSLSDDQQRQILEDCSDAREQIKAFTAWYQATVMPREASEWRTGKAIYDRQFDLQNDYYLTPDELLARAEQALEDNNRELEALARRIHDAYLVEEIEAGTYAPAAEQSDQAVVRNVFAKLSEDRPTPDSLVEDSYALADGIIAFVKDNDLMDLPPATKLRIEPVPPQLSGNSVAFIQTAPAFEPHLESVWFWDIELLRSAPDYLKEYNRTMLAIVYIHEGVPGHFVQLEYSNRAERLIPKVFFNGPMVEGWASYITTQLVAEGYTVYPNHPLGHELQQMTDIKMVLRALTNAIIDLKLNRTDWPEEEALALMIERGYQQPGEAQGKLGRAKMGAVQLSSYYAGFLAIEDILAEYRAKKGDAFSYKEFNERLVGAGSPPFFAIREFMLEDE is encoded by the coding sequence ATGCTCTATATTCGTCTTCTGGCAGCCGCAATGAGTCTGGCTGCCCCTCTCAGCTTCGCCGCTGTCACCCAGGCCGAGGCTTCCTGGGATCGCTCCGCGTGGGAGCAGCAGGTAGCTGCCGAGCGTGACATCAATGAACTGGGGCGCCTGTACCTTGAACTGACCCTGGAGCAGTCACCTCACAACAGCGTGTTTCGCGGCCTGCATGGCACGGCTGCGGAGCCTACTCGCTATGACGACCGGATGGCGGATGCCAGCCCGGTCGCCCGCGCGTCCTTCGATAGTGCCCGTGAAACGCTGTTGGCCAAGCTCGAGGGCATTGGTGCGTCAGCCCTGTCCCGCAGCGATCAGATCGATTTGCATATTCTGAAAAAACGCGTGGAGTTGCACCTGTTCAACTCGCGCGAGTTGGGCAGCGGTGCCAGCCCCTTCACCTGGAGTAGTGCACTGTCCACTGGGCTCTCCTCACTGTTAATGCGTGACTTTGCACCGCTGGATCAGCGCCTAAGTAGCCTGGGTAAACGCTGTGCTGCGACGGGCGATTATCTTGGTGGGGTGAAGGCCTCTCTCGCGCCGGATGATGTTCTGCCGACAGAACAGCACAAGAAAACCGCCCTGGCACAGCTGGGTGGTCTGGATCGCGACGGCGGTCTGTTTGATAAGACGATTCCCGACTTGTTGGCATCCTCCTCACTGAGTGATGATCAGCAGCGCCAGATTCTTGAAGATTGCAGCGATGCCCGCGAGCAGATCAAGGCGTTCACGGCCTGGTATCAGGCTACCGTGATGCCGCGCGAGGCGAGCGAGTGGCGCACCGGTAAAGCCATTTATGACCGTCAGTTCGATTTGCAGAATGACTACTACCTGACACCGGACGAACTGCTTGCCCGTGCTGAGCAGGCGCTCGAGGATAACAACCGTGAACTGGAGGCGCTGGCCCGCCGTATTCACGATGCCTATCTGGTTGAAGAAATTGAAGCAGGGACCTATGCGCCGGCAGCTGAGCAATCCGATCAGGCGGTGGTGCGCAATGTGTTCGCCAAGCTGTCGGAAGATCGGCCCACCCCGGACTCGCTGGTGGAAGACAGTTATGCCCTGGCCGACGGCATTATCGCGTTTGTTAAAGACAATGACCTGATGGACCTGCCGCCCGCCACCAAATTGCGCATCGAGCCTGTGCCGCCGCAACTGAGTGGCAACTCGGTGGCTTTTATCCAGACTGCTCCCGCCTTCGAGCCGCACCTGGAATCGGTGTGGTTCTGGGACATTGAGCTGCTGCGCAGTGCCCCGGATTACCTGAAAGAGTACAACCGGACCATGCTGGCCATCGTCTACATTCACGAAGGCGTGCCAGGCCATTTCGTTCAGTTGGAGTATTCCAACCGCGCCGAACGCCTGATTCCCAAGGTGTTTTTCAACGGGCCGATGGTAGAGGGCTGGGCGAGTTACATCACGACGCAACTTGTCGCCGAAGGGTATACGGTGTATCCGAATCATCCCCTGGGGCATGAGTTGCAGCAGATGACCGATATCAAGATGGTACTGCGCGCGCTGACTAACGCCATTATTGATCTCAAGTTGAATCGTACGGATTGGCCGGAAGAGGAGGCCCTGGCGCTGATGATTGAGCGCGGCTATCAGCAGCCCGGTGAAGCCCAGGGTAAGTTGGGTCGCGCCAAAATGGGCGCCGTACAGTTATCCAGTTATTACGCCGGCTTCCTGGCCATCGAGGATATTCTCGCCGAGTACCGCGCCAAGAAAGGTGATGCTTTTTCCTACAAGGAATTTAATGAGCGTCTGGTCGGTGCCGGTTCACCACCGTTTTTCGCGATTCGCGAATTTATGCTCGAGGACGAGTGA